The window GTTCCGCCGTGTTGAACCCTGAACTCCTGCAGCACATGTCGACCGAGGTGGCCGCCGATGCCGCCGCCCGGCCGCGGCTGCAGGCCGAGTTGTCCGAGATCCTGACGCCCGCCGACAGGATCGAGCTCGAAGCCGCGCTGCGGGCACTGCCCGCCCAGCGCACCGAGCAACTGCGCGACCTGCTGTACCGCTGAGCCTGCCGGATCCTCTGCGATCCACCACGGCCGGCAGTGCCGCGTCCGTGTTCCAGAGATCTGGCCGGTCGCACCGCAGGTGCACCACCCCGACGAGCCCCGCGCTCCCTGCTTCCCGCACCGTCCGCTTCACCTTCGGAAGGAGACTGCGATGAACGACCTCCGCGCGATGTACCGCGCCGCTCCCGGCCTCGTGGCCGCCGTCGGCGCCATGTTCGCCGCTGCCGTGGCTTTCGGCGTCACCGCCCTCGCGGTGCTCTGACGAGCCGCCCCGCACCGCAGTACCCGAAGCGCCGCCCGGATTCCTCCCGGGCGGCGCTTCGTCGTTCCGGCGCCGGCCGTTCCGCACGCCCCGGGCACGGGGCCGAAGGAATGCCGCGCATCCGATGCGTCGCCATTTCGATTACTCTCCGCGAGGGTATCGACACCGTTGGTGGATCGGAGGAGGGGCCGTGTCGTCCGAAGTCATGCTGCCGGCCGAGGAGAGCGCGTTGCTCGAGGACGTGCTGGCGTCCGGTCGGATCAGCACGGTCTTCCAGCCGATCGTCGATCTGGAGACGGGCAGCACCGTCGGGTACGAGGCGCTGGCCCGGGGGCCGCGGGGACCGCTCGAGCGACCGGACCTGTTGTTCACCGCCGCCCGGCGGGCCGGGCGGGTGGCCGAGCTCGACGAGCTCTGCCGGGGAACCGCGATCCGCAGTGCGATCGAGGTCGGGGTGCACGCACCGCAGACCTTGTTCCTCAACATCGAACCCGAGGCCGCCGACCCGTCGACCCTCGACGAGGTCCTGGAGCTGGCTGCGTCCGCCGGTGACCTGGGTGTGGTCCTGGAGATCACCGAGCGGGCGCTGGCCGCGCGGCCGGCCCGCCTGCTGGCCACCGTCGCCCGGCTCCGGGAGGCCGGCTGGCGCATCGCGCTGGACGACGTCGGCGCGGACGACCTGTCCCTGGCGTTCATGCCGATCCTGCGACCGGACATCATCAAGTTGGACATGAACCTGGTCCAGCGCCGCCCGGACGCCACCGTCGCCGCGATCCACACGGCCGTCGACGCCTACGCGGAACGCAGTGGCGCGGTGGTGCTGGCCGAGGGCATCGAGACCGCGGAACACCTGCAGATGGCGCGTTCGCTGGGCGCGACCCTCGGTCAGGGCTGGATGTACGGCCGCCCCGGACCGTCGGTCCCGACCCAGACCGGCCCCGTCGACGGGAATGTGCTGGTGCCGCCCGCGCCGGTGGATGAGCAGTCCCGGCCGTTCGCCTCGCCGTTCGACGCCCGACCGACCGGGACCAGCACTCGCCGGGCCGGACGGACCCTGCTCTACGAGATCAGCAAGCACCTCGAGCGCGAGGCGATCCGGGCGGGCCGCACCTCGGTCGTGGTCGCGACGTTCCAGTGGCCGGAGCAGTTCACCGGCGCCACCCGCGACCGGTACGTCGACGTGATCCGGGAAGCCGGTTTCGTCGCCGCGGTGTGCCCGGTCGACGAGGCGGACCCGGTGCGCGGGCAGTGGAACGTCTGCGTGCTCTCCCCGCATTTCGCCGGTGCGCTGCTGGCGCGCGACATCGACGCGCCGAGCACGGACCCGGACCGGCTGTTCGAGTTCGTGGTCACCCATGACCGGTCGGCGGTCGCCGCCGCCATCGGCGCGGTGATGACCCGGCTCGACCCGCCCGCCGGCGACCCGGTCCTGGTGGACATCGACGACGGCACGGTCCGCGAGGTCGCCGACCTGCCCCGGCTGAAGTACCTGCGTTAGCCGGACGTTCCTGCGCCGGCCGTCAGTACCTGCGCTGGTTGGAAGGATCTGCGCCGGCCGTCAGCACCTGCGCCGGTCGGAAGGGTCGGCGAACCTCGGCCCACTGCGCTGTTCGGGCCGGTCCCGCCCGTGTCACCCGTCGGCCCGCGGTCCGCCACCCGGCCGTGGACAGCGGGTCACGGGCGTGCGTCCGCCAGGGTGATCCGGGCCGGGGAACGGACACGGTTGGTGACCGATCCGTGGGGCCATGTCCGTTGTGTGCTGTTCGACGGTGTGAAGGGCACCCCGGTCGCGCTCCGCCGGGGTTGCCCGGAAGTAAAACGGCTGTCAAGGTGAACAGGCCCGCACAGCAGTCCGCGGGTGCTGCAGCCTGTTGCCGATTTCTGATCGACCGCCACTGCCGAGGAGCGTTGATGCGTTCACGCACAAGGAGGGCGAGGCTGCTGAGCCTCGCCGTCTGCACCGTCACCCTGCCGGGCCTGCTGCTGGCGGCCGCCGGCACCGCCGCGGCCGCACCGCCCGGAGGTCTGGACCCGGTCCCGGTCCCCGACTCCGTCGAGATCGCCGAGGGCAACGTCCTCGCCCCGTCGCTGCAGGGCGCCGAGGGCACGGTCGAGGTGTCCGTCTCGCTGTCCGAGAAGGCACTGGCGACCGTGGTCTCCGACGGGGCCACCCAGACCCGAGCGCTGCCGACGAAGGCCGCGCAGGTCGCCCGCACCACCGCGGTCGTCGCGCAGCAGGACCAGCTGGTCGCCAGCGCGAAGAGCCTCGGCGCCACCGAGCTGAGCCGCGCGTCCGTCGCCACCAACGCGGTCGCCGTGTCGGTGCCGGCCGCCAACCTGGTCGCGCTGTCGAAGCTGCCGGGCGTGCTGTCGGTGAAGCCGGTCGCCAAGTACGAGACGCTGGACGATCCGGGCGGGTCGGGCAGCCTCGCCCAGGCCGCCGACTACATCCAGGCCACCCAGGTGCGCAACGCCGGCTTCGACGGCACCGGTGTCAAGGTCGCCGTGCTCGACTCCGGCGTCGACTTCACCCACGAGTACCTGGGAGGACCGGGTACCGAGGCCGCCTACGAGGAGTGCTACGCAGGGGCGAACGCGGCGCCGGTCGGTGCCTGTGCCGACCTGTTCGGCCCGAGCGCGCCGAAGGTCAAGGGCGGCTACGACTTCGTCGGCGAGACCTGGCCGAACACCGCCGAGATCCCGGACCCGAACCCGATCGACTTCGAGGGCCACGGCACCCACGTCTCCGACATCATCGGCGGCAACTCGGCCGACGGCACCCACAAGGGCATCGCCCCGGGCGTCGACCTGTACGCGGTGAAGGTCTGCTCGGCCGTCGCGACGTCGTGCTCCGGTCCGGCGATCCTGGCCGGCATCGACTGGGCGCTGGACCCGAACGGTGACGGCGACATCTCCGACGCCATGGACATCGTCAACCTGTCGCTGGGCTCGTCCTACGGGCAGCAGGAGGACGACTCCACCACCGCGATCAACAACCTGGTCCGCGCCGGTGTCGTCGCCGTCATCTCCGCCGGCAACAGCGCCGACCGTCCGTTCATCGTCGGCTCGCCGTCCACCGCGGAGGGTGCGATCTCGGTCGCCCAGACCGCGCTGCCGGACGACAAGCTGTACACGCTGACCGTCAACTCGCCGACCATCGCCGGTCTGCCGGGCAACCTGATCCGCAACTCCAAGCTGCAGAGCTGGTCCCCGGCCCCGACCGCGGCGCTCACCGCGCCGATCGCCCAGCCGACCCAGCTGCTCGGCTGCACCGCCGCCGAGTTCGCCGGCTTCCCGGCCGGGTCGATCGCGCTGATCAAGCGCGGCACCTGCAACGCGTCGGTCAAGGCCCAGCTGGCCGAGGCCGCCGGTGCGTCGGCCGCGATCCTCTGGAACAACGTCGCCGGTGACCCGCCGGACTTCTCGTTCGGTGGCGGCGCCGAGGTCACGATCCCGACCTTCACCATCTCGCTGGCCAACGGCCAGCTGCTGTCCGATGCCGCGGCCGCCGGCCCGGTCTCGCTGACCATCGACCCGGCGAAGACCACGTCGCTGACCAACAGCGTCGTCGGCACCTCCAGCCGCGGTCTCGCGATCTCGGGTTACCGTGCCAAGCCGGACATCGGCGCCCCCGGTGCCTGGCTGTCCGCCGAGGTCGGCACCGGCTCCGGTCAGACCAACTTCGGTGGCACCTCCGGTGCGGCCCCGGTGGTCTCCGGCGCTGCTGCCCTGCTGATCGACAAGTTCCCGACGGCCACCCCGGCGGCGATCAAGTCGCGTCTGCTCAACGGCGCCAGCACGGCCAACACCACGCCGGACGCCAACGCGAACCTCTACAAGACGCCGATCTCCCGTGTGGGAGCCGGCGAGGTGCGGGTGGCCCCGGCGGCGAACGCCGTCGGCATCCTGCGCAACACCCAGGCCGGCGCCGGCAACATCGGCCTCGGACTGCCGCACCTGACCAAGACCACCACCTGGAAGGTCACCGCTCAGCTGGTCAACACCGGCACCACGAGCAAGACCTACTCGCTGTCGGCCTCCTTCCGCGAGGCGGCGGACGCCAACCGCAAGGCGCTGTCCGTGGTCGCACCGTCCTCGGTGACGGTCGGCCCGAAGAAGACCCAGCTGGTGACCGTGCAGCTGACGATCGATCCGTCGAAGCTGCAGGACTGGCCGTTCTCGCACTCCGCGGGTTCGAACGGTGACGGCGCGACCTTCAACGGCCCGGAGATCGACGGATGGGTGACCGCCACCTCCGGTGCGGAGAAGCTGCACCTCGGATGGACGGTGCTGCCCAAGAAGTCGGCGAGCGTCACCGCCGGTCCGAGCTCGCTGCGGACCACCGCCGGCAAGGGCGCGCTGACCCTCACCAACTCCTCCACGGTCGCGGCCGGCGAGGTCGAGGTGTTCGGTCTGACCGGCACCAGCCCGAAGCAGCCGAAGCCCGCGCCGGGCACCCCGGGTTCGCCCGGCTCCAACCTGGCGCTGATCGACCTGGCTGCCGCGGGTGTCCGGGACAGCGTGGACGAGGACGTCATCCAGTTCGCCATCGCGGGCCAGCAGCGGCAGGCGCTGCCGCTGTACCCGGCCGGGTACGAGATCGATGTCGACGT is drawn from Nakamurella alba and contains these coding sequences:
- a CDS encoding sensor domain-containing phosphodiesterase encodes the protein MSSEVMLPAEESALLEDVLASGRISTVFQPIVDLETGSTVGYEALARGPRGPLERPDLLFTAARRAGRVAELDELCRGTAIRSAIEVGVHAPQTLFLNIEPEAADPSTLDEVLELAASAGDLGVVLEITERALAARPARLLATVARLREAGWRIALDDVGADDLSLAFMPILRPDIIKLDMNLVQRRPDATVAAIHTAVDAYAERSGAVVLAEGIETAEHLQMARSLGATLGQGWMYGRPGPSVPTQTGPVDGNVLVPPAPVDEQSRPFASPFDARPTGTSTRRAGRTLLYEISKHLEREAIRAGRTSVVVATFQWPEQFTGATRDRYVDVIREAGFVAAVCPVDEADPVRGQWNVCVLSPHFAGALLARDIDAPSTDPDRLFEFVVTHDRSAVAAAIGAVMTRLDPPAGDPVLVDIDDGTVREVADLPRLKYLR
- a CDS encoding S8 family serine peptidase — protein: MRSRTRRARLLSLAVCTVTLPGLLLAAAGTAAAAPPGGLDPVPVPDSVEIAEGNVLAPSLQGAEGTVEVSVSLSEKALATVVSDGATQTRALPTKAAQVARTTAVVAQQDQLVASAKSLGATELSRASVATNAVAVSVPAANLVALSKLPGVLSVKPVAKYETLDDPGGSGSLAQAADYIQATQVRNAGFDGTGVKVAVLDSGVDFTHEYLGGPGTEAAYEECYAGANAAPVGACADLFGPSAPKVKGGYDFVGETWPNTAEIPDPNPIDFEGHGTHVSDIIGGNSADGTHKGIAPGVDLYAVKVCSAVATSCSGPAILAGIDWALDPNGDGDISDAMDIVNLSLGSSYGQQEDDSTTAINNLVRAGVVAVISAGNSADRPFIVGSPSTAEGAISVAQTALPDDKLYTLTVNSPTIAGLPGNLIRNSKLQSWSPAPTAALTAPIAQPTQLLGCTAAEFAGFPAGSIALIKRGTCNASVKAQLAEAAGASAAILWNNVAGDPPDFSFGGGAEVTIPTFTISLANGQLLSDAAAAGPVSLTIDPAKTTSLTNSVVGTSSRGLAISGYRAKPDIGAPGAWLSAEVGTGSGQTNFGGTSGAAPVVSGAAALLIDKFPTATPAAIKSRLLNGASTANTTPDANANLYKTPISRVGAGEVRVAPAANAVGILRNTQAGAGNIGLGLPHLTKTTTWKVTAQLVNTGTTSKTYSLSASFREAADANRKALSVVAPSSVTVGPKKTQLVTVQLTIDPSKLQDWPFSHSAGSNGDGATFNGPEIDGWVTATSGAEKLHLGWTVLPKKSASVTAGPSSLRTTAGKGALTLTNSSTVAAGEVEVFGLTGTSPKQPKPAPGTPGSPGSNLALIDLAAAGVRDSVDEDVIQFAIAGQQRQALPLYPAGYEIDVDVDQDGTYDYAIFNSEASGFALTGQTLVVVADLATGAQAAYYYADADVDSSNVVYTAPLSALGLEAGDTFDFDVLAYDNYYSGVVTDVILGQTWTVDDPKFALTSGAASVTVPAGGKGAVQVSKNDAAGETTSTGLLLLYPGAATRDYQAVPVN